CAAATATTTTTTCCGTAATTCCAGTGACATTTTTTATATCTTCTATTGAATTAAAATTGCCATTTTTCTGCCTATAATCAAGTATATTCTTTGCTTTAACCTCTCCAATACCACTTAATTTCTTTAATTCCTCAGCTGTAGCAGTATTTATATTTACCTTTCCATTGGAATTAACTACATTTCCAATACTAGTATTTGTATTTTGTAAATCTCTTTTTGCTCCACTTTTGTTTTCTATATAAATCAAATCATGATTTTGTAATTTCTTAGCTCTATTTATATTAGTTAAATCAGCATTTTCTGTAAGTCCACCTGCCATTTCAATAAGATCTCTTACTATAGCATCTTCATGCAATGTATAAACATCAGGTTTTCTGACTTCTCCTTTGATTTCCACTACTATATTTTTGTCTTCATTATTTTTATCCACATTTGAAACTGATTCTGCTTTACTTTGCTTTATATTATTCTTTGAACTACTATTTTTATTGCTTCCTTGCTTATTATCATTCATATTTGAATTAGCTGCAGTATCTTCTGTAAAAATACTTTCTGTATCATTTTTTCTTAATTCTTTATATCCTGAATTAATGTATACAATTCCTATTATGACAATAGTAATAACTAGCAATATTAGTATTCCAACCTTTTTCTTATCTTTTAG
The window above is part of the Clostridium saccharoperbutylacetonicum N1-4(HMT) genome. Proteins encoded here:
- a CDS encoding helix-hairpin-helix domain-containing protein, encoding MIEELLKDKKKVGILILLVITIVIIGIVYINSGYKELRKNDTESIFTEDTAANSNMNDNKQGSNKNSSSKNNIKQSKAESVSNVDKNNEDKNIVVEIKGEVRKPDVYTLHEDAIVRDLIEMAGGLTENADLTNINRAKKLQNHDLIYIENKSGAKRDLQNTNTSIGNVVNSNGKVNINTATAEELKKLSGIGEVKAKNILDYRQKNGNFNSIEDIKNVTGITEKIFEKIKEQLEV